The Blautia luti nucleotide sequence TCGCCTGTAATACCGACTTCTTTCAGCGTGGCAACTGCACTTTCACAGCATGTCCTATCATCATCCACAACCAGAACCGGCAGATTCATCAAATCTCTGTCCTGTTCTTTTTCTTTTTCCTGAAGCTCCAGATAAATTGTTACTGTAATTTTAGTTCCCTTGTGTAAGGTGCTGTCCACTTTAATATTGCCATTCATCAGGTTCACAATATTTCTGCTGATCGCCATTCCCAGACCGGTTCCCTGAACCTTGGTTGTCCGGTGGTCATCTGCGCGGCTGAAAGGATCAAACATGATTTTCTGGAATTCCGGCGTCATACCGATTCCATTATCTTCAATCGTAAATTCATAGCATCCAAGTTCTGAAAATCCATTTGGCTTTTCCTCTATGGAAAAAATAATATTCCCACCATCTGGCGTATACTTGATTGCATTGCTCATCAAATTCACAAATACCTGCTGGATTCTCAGGCTGTCACCACAGACAGCCTCATGTTCAATATGATTGATGTGTATATCAAAATTATGTTTATGTTCATCAAGCACCGGTTTCGTAAGTGTAATAAGATTATCTACCAGCTCTGACAGATTGAAATCTTCCTGTGCCAGTGTCATTTTTCCACTTTCAATACGTGCCATATCCAATACTTCATTGATCAGCCCCAGCAGATGGCGGCTTGATTCTGTGATCTTACTGAGACATTCAATAACTCTATCCTGGCTCTCAATATTTGCTCCTGCGATTGCCGTCAGACCCACAATCGCATTCATTGGTGTCCGGATATCATGTGACATATTGGAAAGGAATTCTGTCTTCGCTCGATTTGCATTTTCTGCGGACCGGTAAGCCTCTTTCAGTGCCTGACGGGATTCAATCTCTGCTTTCTTCTCCTGTGTCACATCCATGGATGCCAGCAATACCTTTTCCAGCTTTCCGTTCTTCCATTCCAAGGGAATATAAGAAGCGATTTTATAAGTCTTTTCATCCAGGCTGCAATACTCAAACTTATAAATATCATTTTCACTTTTCAGTTTTTTCCGAATATTATCCGGGGCTATCAGGATATCTATAGCTTCCAATGGTTCCAGTGTCTTATATTTTTCAAGAACCTGCATCTGAAAATCATGATAAAATCCCAGAGGTTTATATATCATCTGTCCATTCAGATTGTAGAATTCATATCTGTCATTTTCCAGATCACAGACAACAAAACGGTCAACCAGACGCACAATACTCTGAATCAGCTGCCCCATGGAAGCATTATCCGCTGCCATCTGCAGATGCCGTGCGCTCTCTACCTTTGCCTCTGTGATATCACGCAGAAAGATCATGGCATATTCTGAATCCTCTATCTCGCCACGTATAATCACATTGCGGACCCATCGTTCTTCTCCATCCAGAGTGATTCGGCACTCTAAAGATAATTCTGTTTCCAGACCTTTCAGTTTTTCTGCAATATAACCACGGTCATAAAAAGCAGCTACCGCTTTCTTATCTGTTTCCACAACATAGGAATCCACCAAATGCCGGATCAGTTCATCCCATGTACGACTCTGTTCAAAAACTGTCATCAGGGACGGTTCAACCTTAAAGGTATCAAATGTGTTTGCTTCCAGGTTTACATAATATTCGCACAGATCTGTTTTCGTAAAGGCACGGTGGAAAGCAGCTGACTTTTGTGCCTGCATAGACTCTTTTTTTTCTGCATCAATATTGATAAATATGCCGGCAATCCTGCTGGCAGAACCATCCAAACGGCGTATTACTTCTGCCGATGCCCGAAACCACTGGTATTGATTATCCTTCATTCTCATACGATACTCTACCTGGTATTTTATCTGGTTCGTCTTATCCTTAATTGCCGCCTGAAGCTGCACCATTACTCTTTCTTTATCCTGTGGATGCAGAAGATCTGACCAGGATTCCAGTTTATTCGGAAAATCCAGAGTGTCATGATAGCCAAGCATTTTTCGGAATTCATGACTCCAGTTTGCATTCACAATCTCACTGTTTTCGTCACAGTCAAAATACCAGAAGCCGGAATAGATAGCCTCATTGAGCAGTGTCAAATTTACATGATCCCAGTTGACCTGTACGGACATAACCCAGATCTGTCTGCCCGCCTCATCTGTCGCATCCTCTTTACAAAGCCGTACATTTTTCACTGTACCGTCTGCTGCAAGGATCTGTGCTTCCCCTGTTCCGTGAAGCTGCAAAAAACGGTCTCGCTCCAGTATATCTTCCTCGTCATAAAAGAAGTTTCTCAATGAGCCTTTTGTCTGTTCCATGAAAGTATCGAATGTATATCCTGTACTATGCAACAGCAGATTATTCACAGACAAAATAGACAGGTTTTGGTCATAAGATCCTGTCATTATACCTACCCCGCCATTATTTTCCAGTGTTTTCTGTACGGCCTGTGACATGGCCTGTGTCTGTCCCGTTACAGTCTCACCTAAAGAATATATTTTGTCTTCATAATTTCCCATTTTATAAAAATCCTCTCTTCATCCTGCCTTTATCTGTATACAGAGAACCTGTACCTGTCAGTTTTCGTACCCTTTTAGGCATATAAAAAGGACACCTGCCAAAATATGCCAGTGTCCCTACTATATTTCTTTAAAATCACACATCTATATAGTA carries:
- a CDS encoding response regulator, which translates into the protein MGNYEDKIYSLGETVTGQTQAMSQAVQKTLENNGGVGIMTGSYDQNLSILSVNNLLLHSTGYTFDTFMEQTKGSLRNFFYDEEDILERDRFLQLHGTGEAQILAADGTVKNVRLCKEDATDEAGRQIWVMSVQVNWDHVNLTLLNEAIYSGFWYFDCDENSEIVNANWSHEFRKMLGYHDTLDFPNKLESWSDLLHPQDKERVMVQLQAAIKDKTNQIKYQVEYRMRMKDNQYQWFRASAEVIRRLDGSASRIAGIFINIDAEKKESMQAQKSAAFHRAFTKTDLCEYYVNLEANTFDTFKVEPSLMTVFEQSRTWDELIRHLVDSYVVETDKKAVAAFYDRGYIAEKLKGLETELSLECRITLDGEERWVRNVIIRGEIEDSEYAMIFLRDITEAKVESARHLQMAADNASMGQLIQSIVRLVDRFVVCDLENDRYEFYNLNGQMIYKPLGFYHDFQMQVLEKYKTLEPLEAIDILIAPDNIRKKLKSENDIYKFEYCSLDEKTYKIASYIPLEWKNGKLEKVLLASMDVTQEKKAEIESRQALKEAYRSAENANRAKTEFLSNMSHDIRTPMNAIVGLTAIAGANIESQDRVIECLSKITESSRHLLGLINEVLDMARIESGKMTLAQEDFNLSELVDNLITLTKPVLDEHKHNFDIHINHIEHEAVCGDSLRIQQVFVNLMSNAIKYTPDGGNIIFSIEEKPNGFSELGCYEFTIEDNGIGMTPEFQKIMFDPFSRADDHRTTKVQGTGLGMAISRNIVNLMNGNIKVDSTLHKGTKITVTIYLELQEKEKEQDRDLMNLPVLVVDDDRTCCESAVATLKEVGITGEWVLSGREAVERCYARHELKNDYFAVILDWKMPDMDGIETARQIRERIGKEITIIVLTSYEFSEIEEEAKAAGVDAFIAKPLFRSRLTATLRQFTSGRKEKTARNYLDDLSEADYTGKRILLVEDNELNREIAVEILQMTGAEVETAENGKIAVEKVEASPKGLYDLIFMDIQMPVMNGYEATAAIRSLPGEQGRLPIVAMTANAFAEDVQLAKNTGMNGHIAKPLDMNKLNDVLESWL